The Candidatus Glassbacteria bacterium genomic sequence ATACCTCATCGTGCCGTCGGTGAACCGCCAGTTGCCGCCGGAGATATAGTGCGCGCTTTCGGCGTCGATCCGGTACTCGATCTCCAGACCCTCGGGAGGGCCGCTAAACCCGATCAGGCGCACCTTATCGAACGCCCCGGCCTCGAGGCGAAACAGGTTGGCCACCCAGCGGCGGCCGCCCTCGCCCTGGTAGTCCACGTTGCGGCGGAACCCACGCTGCGGGCGGGCGCGTCCCCTGATCCGGTAGTCCTGAATCTCCTCCTTGTTGCGGTTGGCCTCCGGGACAATCGTTTCGTTGAGGGCGAACGCCGCGGCGCTGACCCCCAGCATGAGAATCATCACGGGCAGAAACACGCGGCCCATGCTGACCCCGGCGGCCAGCATGGCGGTCAGCTCGTTGTGCTTGCTGAACTGGCCGAGCGTGAACAGGGTGGCGATCAGCGAGCTGGCCGGCAGGACGAAAATCAGGTAGTAGGGCACCTGGTTGACATAGAACAGGAGAATCAGTTTGAGCGGCGCGCGGGAATCCACGAAATCATTCAGCCGCTCGGCGGCGTCCCCCACCAGGCAGACAAACAGGAAGCCGGCCATCGATACCAGGAAGATGAGCACGAACTCGCGGATGATATAGCGGTCCAGCAGCCTGGGGATCATGGACTCTCGCCTTTCCCCTCATTCCCGCCTGCCAGCCCGGCCATCCGCAGCAGTGAGCGCAGACCC encodes the following:
- a CDS encoding YjgP/YjgQ family permease, yielding MIPRLLDRYIIREFVLIFLVSMAGFLFVCLVGDAAERLNDFVDSRAPLKLILLFYVNQVPYYLIFVLPASSLIATLFTLGQFSKHNELTAMLAAGVSMGRVFLPVMILMLGVSAAAFALNETIVPEANRNKEEIQDYRIRGRARPQRGFRRNVDYQGEGGRRWVANLFRLEAGAFDKVRLIGFSGPPEGLEIEYRIDAESAHYISGGNWRFTDGTMRYFPAGGREEQVVRFEEMVLTGLKERPADFVVESRDPQQMTFAELKKEIRRLYRNGLRTARAETELWFKTSLPVANFIIVLFGAPLAVTRRRMGPGVGIALGVVVYMLFMGSYYIFRSMGYSEVISPLMAAWGSNVLFAVAGVATFLKVRK